The following are from one region of the Advenella mimigardefordensis DPN7 genome:
- a CDS encoding asparaginase — translation MQKNSDINIVNAISPIGQQPEPSEVAAKPKIALIGAGGTISTRSTQGSLDLVNYMTDGVTMHVDELVQALPQVHAIADIVAVKFRAVSSTSIAFEEWKALTQTVDQIAATQPDVDGVVILHGTATMEETAYMLHLTCKVNIPIVLVGAQRPLSALSSDAPLNLLNAVRVAGHAQTRGMGVLVCLNDEIHAAREVTKASTARLHAFRSPDFGIIGQIDAGEVAFYRQPLRRWGPNSQFDIRDMKQLPRVDIAYAYAGDDGAVIRALVNTGAKGIVIAAFAGGRLSTAQTSACREAQHKGVVIVLSTRAGSGKAMIDAQLQSMGMVAADNLNPQKARILLALSLSQTNDPEQLKHIFASY, via the coding sequence ATGCAAAAAAATAGTGATATCAATATTGTCAATGCAATAAGCCCGATAGGTCAACAGCCTGAACCATCGGAAGTAGCGGCGAAACCGAAAATAGCCCTTATCGGCGCCGGCGGCACGATCAGTACGCGCAGCACGCAAGGTTCGCTGGACCTGGTGAACTATATGACAGACGGGGTCACCATGCATGTTGATGAACTGGTGCAAGCATTGCCACAAGTACACGCAATTGCCGATATTGTGGCAGTGAAGTTCCGCGCCGTCTCATCGACATCCATTGCTTTCGAGGAATGGAAGGCGCTTACCCAAACTGTGGACCAGATAGCTGCCACACAGCCGGATGTTGATGGCGTCGTCATTCTGCACGGAACCGCAACGATGGAAGAAACCGCTTACATGCTTCACCTGACCTGCAAAGTCAATATACCGATCGTGCTGGTCGGCGCCCAACGCCCCTTAAGTGCCCTCTCGTCCGATGCCCCCTTAAATTTACTGAATGCCGTTCGGGTAGCCGGTCACGCTCAGACGCGAGGAATGGGCGTGCTCGTCTGTCTTAACGATGAAATTCACGCAGCGCGGGAAGTGACGAAGGCATCTACCGCAAGACTGCATGCCTTTCGGTCTCCTGACTTCGGTATTATCGGACAGATCGATGCAGGAGAAGTCGCCTTTTATCGTCAGCCTTTACGTCGCTGGGGACCGAACAGCCAGTTTGACATTCGCGATATGAAACAACTGCCCAGGGTGGACATCGCGTATGCATATGCAGGCGATGATGGTGCAGTCATACGGGCACTGGTCAACACGGGGGCCAAAGGGATCGTTATTGCAGCGTTTGCCGGGGGCAGGCTATCTACCGCGCAAACCAGTGCCTGTCGAGAGGCACAGCACAAAGGGGTCGTTATTGTCTTATCGACTCGGGCCGGATCGGGAAAGGCCATGATCGATGCACAACTGCAATCGATGGGCATGGTTGCAGCAGACAATTTGAATCCGCAAAAGGCACGAATTCTTCTGGCGCTGTCTCTGTCGCAAACAAACGACCCAGAGCAGTTGAAACACATCTTCGCCAGTTATTGA
- a CDS encoding sugar phosphate isomerase/epimerase family protein, which translates to MTVMINTDDTTRQMPFYVNHYLCPPTMAAPDFFARASESGFRGVGLTQSVLQSQPHDELKETLQRFGLGISSLNSCGFFLQKGEPAIAQDELNMWFLRQAAAFGLPTLNVIVGGSSTMPLKQAREKVTLQLQHLAHTAADMGVNLMLEPLHHLNVRSKSCLNSLSQLAPIFDQIPGLTLNADLFHLWWDPDLERLLSGNFLPVGLLQICDVAMTPAQPLPRRVPLDEGHIPWRQYVRTLQQSFPDTPIELELFADQLPGRDLNELLTKSTSALLSINGETNDYCPN; encoded by the coding sequence ATGACAGTCATGATTAATACCGATGACACAACGCGTCAAATGCCGTTTTACGTAAATCATTATCTGTGCCCACCCACAATGGCCGCGCCGGATTTTTTTGCCCGTGCATCGGAGTCCGGATTCCGCGGCGTAGGGCTGACTCAGAGCGTATTGCAGTCGCAGCCCCATGACGAACTAAAGGAGACGCTACAGCGTTTTGGTCTGGGAATCAGCTCACTCAATTCCTGCGGATTTTTCCTGCAAAAAGGTGAGCCGGCGATTGCCCAGGACGAGTTAAATATGTGGTTTCTTCGGCAGGCTGCCGCCTTTGGCCTGCCGACACTGAATGTTATTGTTGGCGGCAGCAGCACGATGCCGCTTAAGCAAGCGCGGGAAAAAGTGACGCTACAACTGCAGCATTTGGCACATACGGCAGCCGATATGGGCGTTAATCTGATGCTAGAGCCACTGCATCACCTCAACGTACGCAGTAAAAGCTGTCTTAACAGCCTTTCTCAACTAGCGCCTATTTTTGATCAGATTCCTGGCCTGACCCTAAATGCCGACCTTTTCCATCTTTGGTGGGATCCTGATCTGGAACGACTACTCAGCGGGAACTTCCTGCCTGTCGGGCTGCTGCAAATATGCGATGTTGCCATGACGCCAGCGCAACCGTTGCCGCGACGGGTGCCGCTGGATGAAGGCCACATTCCCTGGCGTCAATATGTACGCACACTGCAACAATCCTTTCCAGACACCCCTATCGAGCTTGAGCTCTTTGCCGATCAGTTGCCGGGCCGCGATCTGAACGAACTACTTACCAAAAGCACATCAGCATTATTATCAATAAACGGAGAAACCAATGACTATTGCCCGAACTGA
- a CDS encoding alpha/beta fold hydrolase, whose amino-acid sequence MTIARTDDGIDLYYEETGSGTPVIFVHEFAGDLRSWEQQVRHFSRWYRCITFNARGYPPSSVPTEVNAYSQDIAVADILAVMNHASVDKAHVVGLSMGGFAALHMGLQHPDRLHSLCVAGAGYGAEPQRQELFKNESQLTATFLLEQGAQAFAEKYAIGPTRLPFKNADPRGFEEFRSQLAEHSALGSANTQLGVQRDRPSLYALKDRLHTLTLPTLIMTGDEDTPCLAPALMLKASIPSAALSVIPNCGHTINLEAAQEFNRILGDFLHAANSSRWPTHNIDNGSQSITGMSLQIKGASA is encoded by the coding sequence ATGACTATTGCCCGAACTGATGACGGCATTGATCTTTACTACGAAGAGACCGGCAGCGGTACGCCGGTGATTTTCGTCCACGAGTTTGCCGGCGATCTGCGCAGCTGGGAGCAACAAGTACGGCATTTTTCAAGATGGTACCGCTGCATAACATTCAATGCACGCGGCTATCCGCCATCGTCGGTGCCAACCGAGGTCAACGCCTATTCCCAGGATATTGCGGTAGCTGACATCCTTGCAGTCATGAATCACGCCAGTGTTGACAAGGCGCATGTGGTCGGACTGTCCATGGGCGGTTTCGCCGCTTTGCATATGGGACTGCAGCATCCCGACCGCTTGCATTCCCTGTGTGTAGCCGGTGCAGGTTACGGCGCAGAGCCTCAACGTCAGGAGCTATTTAAAAATGAATCTCAATTGACGGCAACGTTTTTGCTTGAACAAGGCGCACAGGCATTTGCCGAGAAATACGCCATCGGCCCGACACGCCTACCATTCAAGAACGCCGATCCGCGAGGGTTCGAAGAGTTCAGGAGTCAGCTGGCGGAGCATTCCGCGCTGGGTTCCGCCAATACACAATTGGGCGTTCAGCGAGACCGCCCTTCCCTGTATGCATTAAAGGATCGATTACACACGCTTACTCTCCCCACTCTGATCATGACAGGTGACGAAGACACGCCGTGTCTTGCGCCTGCACTGATGCTGAAAGCGAGCATACCCTCTGCCGCGCTCAGCGTTATCCCCAACTGCGGACATACCATCAACCTGGAAGCGGCTCAGGAATTCAATCGCATCCTGGGTGATTTTCTGCATGCTGCCAATAGCAGCCGCTGGCCAACACATAATATAGACAATGGATCTCAGAGCATTACCGGCATGTCTCTGCAAATCAAAGGAGCAAGCGCATGA
- a CDS encoding NAD-dependent epimerase/dehydratase family protein — protein sequence MTVLITGGAGFVGLNIAEKLLGTGESVVLFGLEPAPEAAINLFNKLPGQLHVVLGDIRDEQLLRDVLQQHRIERIVHAAAITAGLAREATQGMQITEVNIGGTIALLEAATQLGIKRVVQLGSGSVFGASVKQEGMLNEESDIPVPDTLYGITKYAAERIALRYRNTRDLDVIVARLAVVFGRWEYDTKVRDTLSIPLALSTLAESGGHAAFCQNLPDDWVYASDVANAILLLLDAPVLARPVYQIGTGQRWSITNWCERLRKHHPNFTYAVVPDAAQANVGRQTPIPRPPFSIDRLRADIDYQVRFPEQEAFDDYLAWRSERH from the coding sequence ATGACTGTACTTATCACGGGCGGGGCAGGCTTTGTCGGGCTCAATATCGCCGAAAAATTATTAGGCACAGGTGAGTCTGTCGTACTGTTCGGTCTTGAACCTGCGCCAGAGGCAGCAATAAATCTGTTCAATAAACTTCCCGGTCAGCTGCATGTCGTATTAGGCGACATTCGCGACGAACAACTGCTGCGCGACGTCTTGCAGCAACATCGGATCGAACGCATCGTTCATGCTGCGGCTATTACTGCGGGCCTGGCACGTGAAGCAACGCAGGGCATGCAAATAACAGAAGTTAATATAGGTGGTACGATCGCGTTACTTGAAGCCGCAACCCAACTCGGAATCAAACGAGTGGTGCAACTCGGCAGCGGTTCCGTATTCGGTGCAAGTGTCAAACAAGAAGGCATGCTTAATGAAGAATCCGATATTCCAGTCCCCGATACCTTATATGGCATCACCAAGTATGCTGCCGAAAGAATTGCTTTGCGTTATCGCAACACGCGTGATCTCGACGTGATCGTAGCCCGGTTGGCCGTGGTATTCGGACGCTGGGAGTACGACACCAAAGTGCGGGACACATTAAGCATTCCTTTGGCCCTGAGTACACTCGCAGAATCCGGCGGCCACGCTGCCTTCTGCCAAAATCTGCCGGACGACTGGGTATACGCAAGCGATGTTGCCAATGCCATTCTATTGCTGCTGGATGCCCCGGTACTGGCTCGGCCTGTTTACCAAATCGGTACCGGGCAACGCTGGTCTATCACCAACTGGTGCGAGCGGCTACGAAAACACCATCCTAATTTTACCTATGCGGTCGTACCAGACGCGGCACAGGCTAATGTTGGACGTCAGACGCCGATACCCCGACCGCCGTTTTCAATTGATAGATTGCGAGCGGATATCGATTATCAAGTCCGGTTCCCGGAGCAGGAAGCATTTGACGATTATCTGGCCTGGCGAAGTGAAAGGCATTAA
- a CDS encoding SDR family NAD(P)-dependent oxidoreductase, with the protein MNYPDFHLAGKVAIVTGAAQGIGRAIALGLANAGANVAIMDKDAEALAHVKSEIENLDQQALSFALNLENTEAISTVIQDTFSHYGQLDILVNNAGVRVHKRVLEHTLDDWHHTLNVNCAAPLLACQAAAKIMREHGGGSIINIASQMAEVTSPFRVAYCASKAALVQMTRVMAVDWAEYGIRVNAVAPGPTRTPFTTAATESGSMPVSIEKVPLRRIADSEEMIGAVQYLASSASHFVTGSVLVVDGGQSIYWR; encoded by the coding sequence ATGAACTACCCAGACTTTCATCTCGCAGGCAAGGTCGCTATTGTCACAGGCGCGGCACAGGGCATTGGTCGCGCAATCGCACTTGGACTGGCGAATGCCGGCGCCAACGTCGCTATTATGGACAAAGACGCTGAAGCACTGGCACACGTTAAGTCAGAAATAGAGAACCTGGATCAACAGGCACTGTCATTCGCTCTTAATCTTGAAAACACAGAAGCCATATCGACAGTAATACAGGACACATTCTCCCATTATGGACAACTCGATATTCTGGTCAATAACGCTGGTGTCCGCGTGCACAAGCGTGTACTGGAGCATACGCTGGACGATTGGCATCACACATTGAATGTCAACTGTGCCGCTCCGTTATTAGCCTGCCAGGCAGCGGCAAAAATCATGCGTGAGCATGGTGGCGGCTCCATCATAAATATCGCGTCGCAAATGGCTGAAGTCACCAGTCCGTTCCGCGTTGCGTATTGCGCCAGTAAAGCAGCACTGGTGCAAATGACACGCGTCATGGCAGTTGACTGGGCAGAATACGGCATTCGCGTTAATGCCGTAGCGCCAGGACCGACCCGGACACCCTTCACAACTGCGGCCACCGAGTCTGGCTCCATGCCCGTCAGTATTGAAAAGGTACCATTACGACGTATTGCCGATTCCGAGGAAATGATTGGTGCCGTTCAATACCTTGCTTCATCGGCATCTCATTTCGTTACCGGGTCGGTTCTGGTTGTCGACGGAGGACAGAGCATATATTGGCGCTAG
- a CDS encoding alpha/beta fold hydrolase yields the protein MNMPNASTFQAVLKTVTRYEESDGQPQAISIAYQVQGTGPLIVMLPSLGRDVEDFELVSTLLADAGYRVACPSPRGIGASTGPLDKLTLHDFARDIVSVIEAEGGKPAFIAGHAFGNWTARMVAVDRPDLVLAVLILAAGPRVVAKGPGAGLPHCMDKSLDEAVRLDWIKKVFFAEASDASVWLDGWHPAVADAQRAAKAATPVEHWWGAGNASILDVRALEDAFAPQEAGWQLSQDLGTQRVTTVSIANAGHALLPEQPLAVAEAMKAYLRDFQN from the coding sequence ATGAATATGCCGAATGCCAGTACGTTCCAAGCCGTCCTTAAAACCGTGACCCGTTATGAAGAAAGCGACGGTCAGCCACAGGCAATTTCCATCGCCTATCAGGTGCAGGGAACAGGGCCGCTGATTGTCATGCTGCCTTCACTGGGCCGCGATGTAGAAGATTTCGAACTTGTGTCAACACTGCTGGCTGACGCGGGCTATCGTGTCGCCTGCCCCAGCCCACGGGGCATTGGGGCAAGCACAGGACCCCTTGATAAATTGACATTGCATGACTTTGCTCGCGATATCGTGTCGGTGATCGAGGCTGAAGGTGGCAAACCAGCTTTTATTGCCGGACATGCATTCGGCAACTGGACGGCGCGGATGGTGGCCGTTGACCGCCCGGATCTTGTTCTTGCGGTTCTTATTCTGGCTGCCGGACCGCGTGTCGTTGCGAAAGGGCCGGGTGCCGGCCTGCCGCATTGCATGGATAAAAGTCTGGATGAGGCTGTGAGACTGGATTGGATTAAAAAAGTGTTTTTTGCAGAAGCGAGCGACGCCTCTGTCTGGCTGGATGGATGGCATCCGGCTGTCGCGGATGCACAGCGAGCTGCCAAGGCCGCGACGCCTGTCGAGCATTGGTGGGGAGCGGGTAACGCCAGCATTCTGGACGTCCGGGCGCTGGAGGATGCCTTTGCACCGCAGGAAGCGGGGTGGCAATTAAGTCAGGATCTGGGAACGCAACGGGTAACCACGGTCTCGATTGCCAATGCCGGTCACGCCTTGCTGCCCGAGCAACCACTTGCGGTTGCCGAGGCGATGAAAGCGTATTTGAGGGATTTTCAGAATTGA
- a CDS encoding tripartite tricarboxylate transporter substrate binding protein yields the protein MTKIRPLTIIALTLGVVFSASAQAADNYPNRPIRIIVPYTPGAINDILARRMAQYLGEELKQTVIVENKPGGGTAIGTEFVARANPDGYTLLQAAASHSILPSLMKKLPFDPLKSFEFITLAATSSYVMIATPKLPANNVAEFIALAKKEPGKYAYASTGNGSSAHLMGEMFKELTGADIMHVPYKGLAQGLNDVASGQVQVTFGTYPGSMAYLQPGRVKALATTGKHRMSSLPDVPTIQETVPGYEAQGWWGYLAPAGTPKPIVQKLNAAINNIIRSKAFSDTFTSEGVDMLGTSGEAFRTHVEQEMQIWGKLIQTAGIQAN from the coding sequence ATGACAAAAATTCGCCCGCTAACCATCATCGCACTGACCCTTGGCGTGGTTTTCTCGGCAAGTGCGCAAGCAGCCGACAACTACCCCAATCGCCCTATTCGCATTATCGTCCCGTATACGCCCGGCGCCATCAATGACATTCTTGCCCGGCGCATGGCGCAATATCTTGGTGAGGAGCTCAAGCAGACTGTCATCGTGGAAAACAAACCTGGCGGTGGCACCGCGATCGGCACTGAGTTTGTGGCAAGAGCCAATCCCGATGGCTACACGCTGCTGCAAGCCGCCGCCTCTCATTCAATTCTTCCTTCGCTGATGAAGAAACTCCCGTTTGATCCGCTCAAGAGCTTCGAGTTCATTACACTGGCGGCAACCTCGTCCTATGTGATGATCGCCACGCCAAAACTGCCGGCAAATAACGTGGCCGAATTTATTGCGCTCGCCAAAAAAGAGCCAGGCAAATATGCCTATGCATCTACGGGCAACGGCAGCTCGGCACATTTGATGGGTGAAATGTTCAAGGAACTCACTGGCGCTGACATCATGCATGTCCCGTATAAAGGTCTGGCTCAGGGACTGAATGATGTGGCCAGCGGACAGGTTCAGGTCACCTTCGGCACCTACCCCGGCTCCATGGCGTATTTGCAGCCCGGCCGCGTCAAAGCGCTCGCCACCACAGGCAAGCATCGGATGTCTTCGCTGCCTGATGTGCCAACCATCCAGGAAACCGTACCCGGCTATGAGGCCCAGGGCTGGTGGGGGTATTTGGCACCGGCAGGAACACCCAAACCTATTGTTCAGAAACTGAACGCCGCCATCAATAACATCATTCGCAGCAAGGCTTTCAGCGATACCTTCACTTCCGAAGGTGTCGATATGCTTGGCACCAGCGGCGAAGCATTCCGGACACATGTCGAACAGGAAATGCAGATATGGGGGAAATTGATTCAAACCGCTGGCATCCAGGCTAACTGA
- a CDS encoding mandelate racemase/muconate lactonizing enzyme family protein: protein MKLADWSLRFYRIPYVHTVHWANAVEEEGVYALLTLRNEQGQAGYAEGTLKATWSGVSPAMLQAAFEDILIPQLTDTDLSEDQAVARALAPIPENRLGKGMIETAARLLCAADRQQPYWRYAQGQNTVEVAWTLTRQSPAKMVAQALEQYEQHGIHSFKVKGGQGIETDLAVLRALHDALPVHCRYIVDANSHYTPAETPHYLERLANCGVEYAEDPCPLESLSMFESLQRESPLPILIDRACTTEQDADRFLQAGALALSTKPGRIGMGEAYRIRQLTAQHGATTTVGIYAESALGTLINLQWAASCPDELNAFPAEQTFYLGLMASPLRKALVLKDGAIHLPDEPLNESALQLDSLSF, encoded by the coding sequence ATGAAGCTGGCTGACTGGTCGCTGCGTTTCTACCGGATCCCTTACGTTCACACCGTCCATTGGGCCAATGCGGTCGAAGAAGAAGGTGTGTATGCCTTGCTGACATTGCGTAACGAACAGGGCCAGGCCGGATATGCCGAAGGCACCCTCAAAGCCACCTGGTCCGGGGTGTCGCCCGCCATGTTGCAGGCAGCCTTTGAGGACATTCTGATACCGCAGTTGACCGATACCGATCTGAGTGAAGATCAGGCAGTCGCCCGTGCGCTTGCACCTATCCCCGAAAATCGGCTGGGCAAGGGCATGATCGAGACGGCAGCCCGATTGTTGTGTGCGGCCGACCGGCAGCAGCCATACTGGCGCTATGCACAGGGACAGAACACAGTTGAAGTTGCCTGGACATTGACCCGACAATCACCGGCAAAAATGGTGGCGCAAGCGCTGGAACAATACGAACAACACGGCATCCACAGTTTTAAAGTCAAGGGAGGACAAGGTATTGAGACCGACCTTGCTGTGCTTCGTGCCCTGCATGACGCGCTGCCCGTCCACTGCCGGTATATAGTAGACGCCAACAGTCATTACACACCCGCAGAAACACCGCACTATCTGGAGCGATTGGCCAATTGCGGCGTTGAATATGCCGAGGATCCCTGCCCGCTGGAATCGCTCTCAATGTTTGAATCCCTGCAGCGCGAGTCGCCTTTGCCGATTCTGATTGATCGCGCCTGCACCACTGAACAGGACGCGGACCGCTTTTTACAAGCGGGTGCTTTGGCGCTTAGCACTAAACCGGGACGCATCGGCATGGGCGAAGCCTATCGCATCCGCCAGCTGACTGCTCAACATGGCGCAACAACCACAGTTGGCATATATGCAGAAAGCGCGCTTGGCACCCTGATCAATCTGCAGTGGGCTGCCAGCTGCCCGGACGAACTCAATGCTTTCCCCGCCGAACAAACTTTCTATCTTGGCCTCATGGCCAGTCCGCTCAGGAAAGCACTCGTGCTTAAAGACGGGGCGATTCATCTTCCGGATGAACCGTTGAATGAGAGTGCGCTGCAACTGGATAGCTTATCGTTTTAA